A part of Miscanthus floridulus cultivar M001 chromosome 6, ASM1932011v1, whole genome shotgun sequence genomic DNA contains:
- the LOC136459941 gene encoding xylan glycosyltransferase MUCI21-like, producing the protein MAASAKLPVPKGIGGMDNDDVAAAGGKKAGRWGFVQFFFVLAVVLCVLLYAPRVLVLSPYGYSIDVGLFAPTTTSSSSVPLQQRVSGGANAGGDGGRVREVVLDNEVHSPCSSMRDHTICCDRSSVHTDVCFMAGDVRTDAASLSLLLFPPHQHRHHQARNGTSEEEEEERVRPYPRKWEQFIMDKVPEVRLRVAPRRRPEEEEEHRCDVRHDAPLLVMSAGGYTGNLFHAFNDGVLPSWVTVQHLRRRVVLGVLSYNPWWAGMFSEVISGLSDHHVVDLLHDTRTHCFPGAIVGTRYHGILIVDPARLSDNKTIVDFHQMLADAYEKPPPRETTTTTVQQQQDQQRRPRLRIVSRKGTRVIENQAAVARLASSVGFDVDILETADGRPLSAWYASLRACDALVGVHGADLTKFLFLRPGRASLTQIAPLGVSPIAREDFGVPADRMGLAYEQYEVRAAESSLARKYAADDAVVADPEKAMREKGWDLVARVYLGGQNVTLDLARFRRTLARMHAHALRQRGRQERR; encoded by the coding sequence ATGGCGGCCTCCGCGAAACTGCCCGTCCCGAAGGGCATCGGCGGCATGGACAACGACGACGTCGCGGCGGCGGGCGGAAAGAAGGCGGGCAGGTGGGGGTTCGTGCAGTTCTTCTTCGTGCTCGCCGTCGTCCTCTGCGTGCTCCTCTACGCGCCGCGCGTCCTCGTGCTCAGCCCGTACGGGTACAGCATCGACGTCGGGCTCTTCGCGCCGACGACGACCTCTTCGTCGTCGGTGCCGCTGCAGCAGCGTGTTTCTGGCGGCGCCAATGCTGGAGGCGACGGCGGCCGCGTCCGTGAGGTGGTCCTTGACAACGAGGTGCACTCCCCGTGCTCGTCCATGCGCGACCACACCATCTGCTGCGACCGCTCGAGCGTGCACACCGACGTGTGCTTCATGGCCGGCGACGTGCGCACGGACGCCGCGTCGCTGTCGCTCCTGCTGTTCCCGCCGCACCAGCACCGTCATCATCAGGCGCGAAACGGCacgtcggaggaggaggaggaggagagggtgcGGCCCTACCCGCGGAAGTGGGAGCAATTCATCATGGACAAGGTCCCCGAGGTGCGGCTCCGTgtggcgccgcggcggcggccggaggaggaggaggagcaccggTGCGACGTCCGGCACGACGCGCCGTTGCTCGTCATGTCCGCGGGGGGATACACCGGCAACCTGTTCCACGCGTTCAACGACGGGGTCCTGCCGTCGTGGGTGACGGTGCAGCACCTCCGGCGCCGCGTCGTGCTCGGGGTGCTCTCGTACAACCCCTGGTGGGCCGGCATGTTCAGCGAGGTCATCTCCGGCCTCTCCGACCACCACGTGGTTGACCTCCTCCACGACACGCGCACGCACTGCTTCCCGGGCGCCATCGTGGGGACACGCTACCACGGCATCCTCATCGTTGACCCCGCCAGGCTCAGCGACAACAAGACCATCGTCGACTTCCACCAGATGCTCGCCGACGCGTACGAGAAGCCGCCGCCAcgggagacgacgacgacgacagtaCAGCAGCAGCAGGACCAGCAGCGCCGGCCAAGGCTGAGGATCGTGTCGCGCAAGGGGACGCGGGTGATCGAGAACcaggcggcggtggcgcggctgGCGTCGTCGGTGGGGTTCGACGTGGACATCCTGGAGACGGCCGACGGTCGGCCGCTCTCGGCGTGGTACGCGTCGCTGCGCGCCTGCGACGCGCTGGTGGGCGTGCACGGTGCGGACCTGACCAAGTTCCTGTTCCTGCGGCCGGGGCGCGCGTCGCTCACCCAGATCGCGCCGCTGGGGGTGTCCCCGATCGCGCGGGAGGACTTCGGGGTCCCCGCCGACCGGATGGGGCTGGCGTACGAGCAGTACGAGGTGCGCGCCGCCGAGAGCTCGCTGGCGCGCAAGTACGCGGCGGACGACGCGGTGGTGGCCGACCCGGAGAAGGCGATGCGGGAGAAGGGATGGGACCTCGTGGCGCGCGTCTACCTCGGCGGCCAGAACGTCACCCTCGACCTAGCCAGGTTCCGCCGGACGCTGGCAAGGATGCACGCGCACGCGTTGCGGCAGCGGGGCCGGCAGGAGAGACGGTGA